The DNA window TGTCCACAGTGGACATGTCATCGGCGATCCGGCGCGCGCTGATTCCGGTTCTGGTGCGAATCCATTCGTCGGAGGTGTCCATGCGGCTGGACAGTTCTTCGTTGTCGAGCACCCGTGACGGCAGATAACCACCGAGCCCGCACAACACCGCCGCGCGGCGCCCCGCGAACTCGGGCGCATCCTGCGTGCGCACTGCGAACCCTCCTCGTTAGTCCCCGTGAGACCCCATTCCGCACACTTGTAAGCCCTACCAACCGGTAGACCGGTCAGTTGTGTTCCAGGTCACATTTGGCTCACTCGGACGGGCCCGCGTTAGCCCAGATAGGCGAGTACGGCCAGCACTCGCCTGTGCCCGCTATCACTCGGGGGCAGGTCGAGCTTCGCGAATATGTTGCCGATGTGCTTGTGCACCGCGCGTTCGGTCACCGTCAACTTCCCGGCAATCTCGGCGTTCGCGAAGCCCTGCGCCATCAGATCGAGCACCTCCCGTTCCCGCGCGGTCAACGCGGCGAGCGGATCGTGCCTGCGGGTGAGTAATTGCGAAATGACCTCGGGATCGAGCGCGGTGCCCCCACCCGCGACCCGGTCCAGCGCTTCCAGGAACTCCTCCACGCGGGCGACCCTGTCCTTCAGCAAATAGCCGACACCGGGGTGCCCGTCGGAAAGGAGTTCGCCGGCGTAGGTTTCCTCGACGTATTGCGAGAGCACGAGAACCGGGGTGCCCGGCAATACGCGGCGCGCGCGCATCGCGGCGTGGATGCCCTCGTCTCGGAACGACGGCGGCAGCCGTACGTCCACAATGGACACATCGGGTTCGTGCTCGGTCACCGCCGCGACGAAGGCGTCCGCGTTGTCCACGTGCGCGACCACCTCGTGGCCCGCGGTGGCGAGCAGGAGCTTGATGCCCTCGGCGAGCAGGACGTTGTCCTCGACGATCACGACCCGCACGGGCACTCCCAGACGATCTTGGTCGGCCCGCCGGCCGGGCTCGTCACCCACAGCTCGCCGTCGAGTGCGGCGAGCCTGCGCCGCATGCCCGCGATCCCGGTGCCCTTGGTCTCGTCGATGCCGCCCGAGCCGTCGTCGACGATCTGGCCGAGCAGGACGTCCACGTCGCGCGTGAGCGTGACCTCCACCCTGGAGGCGTCCGCGTGCTTGGCCACGTTGGTCAGCGCCTCGGTGATCACGAAGTACGCGGCGGCCTCCACCGGCGCGGCGAGCGCGCCCAGCTCGCCGACCGTCACCTCGGTCGGCACGGTGCTCTGCGCGGCGATCGCGGACAGCGCGCCGTCGAGACCGCGGTCGGCGAGGATCGGCGGGTACATCGTGCGCAGCACCGTGCGCAGTTCGGTCATCGCGTCCTCGGCGCCGGAGCGCGCGTCGGCGAGCAGCTTCGCCACCGCCTGCGGATCCTTTTCGAGCTGGCGCTCGGCGAGCCCGAGCCGCATCGCGATGGAGACCAGCCGCGCCTGCGTCCCGTCGTGCAGATCGCGTTCGATGCGCCGCAGCTCGGCGCCGTGCGCGTCGACGGCGCCCGCGCGGCTCTCCCGCAACGTTTCCACGCGCTCCGCAAGTTGGTCCTTTTCGGACGGTGCGAGCAGCGCCGCGTTCAGCTTCGCGCTCGCGTTGGCGATCTTGGGCGGCAGCCACAGCGCGATGGCCGCCGTGGCCACGAGCATCGGGACGCCCGCGTAGAAGGCGCTCGGCCAGCTCTCGATCGGGATGTCGGCGATCACCTTGATCGGTTCGTCGGCGGGGAACAGCCACCAGAACCCGATCGAGAACAACGCGACGAACGGGAGGAACGCCAGCGTCAGGCCGAAGATGCCCAGCATGGTCCCGAACAACATGGTCGCCGGGACCCAGCGGAGATCGCGCCAGGTGCCGCGCTCGTCGATGAGGTCCCGCAGCGAGCGCCCGCGCGGTCCATGCCCGGGGATCGCGATGCCTAGCCGCCGCGCGCTGAAGGCGCGGACAACATCGGTGACCCTGCCGAGGAAGCGCAGCTCGAACGGCAGCGCGAAGATCCCGACCCAGAAGACGCACATCACCGCCGAAGCCATCAGCACCGGCAGCGCGGCCATCGCCGCGAACCCGGTGATCATGCTCATGAAGGAGAAGGGCACCGAAGCCGCCGTCGCGCGCACCCTGCCCATGGCCCCCACGGGCCGTCCGTCTGCCATACGCCGATTCTTCCGCACTCCCCGGCCGGGCGCGGTGGTGCGGGCTACACCATCGGGCGGGGGCGCCTGCCCGCGCGCCCGGATAGCCTTGGCGACGTGCCGACGCCACCCC is part of the Amycolatopsis sp. CA-230715 genome and encodes:
- a CDS encoding response regulator, which codes for MRVVIVEDNVLLAEGIKLLLATAGHEVVAHVDNADAFVAAVTEHEPDVSIVDVRLPPSFRDEGIHAAMRARRVLPGTPVLVLSQYVEETYAGELLSDGHPGVGYLLKDRVARVEEFLEALDRVAGGGTALDPEVISQLLTRRHDPLAALTAREREVLDLMAQGFANAEIAGKLTVTERAVHKHIGNIFAKLDLPPSDSGHRRVLAVLAYLG
- a CDS encoding sensor histidine kinase — its product is MADGRPVGAMGRVRATAASVPFSFMSMITGFAAMAALPVLMASAVMCVFWVGIFALPFELRFLGRVTDVVRAFSARRLGIAIPGHGPRGRSLRDLIDERGTWRDLRWVPATMLFGTMLGIFGLTLAFLPFVALFSIGFWWLFPADEPIKVIADIPIESWPSAFYAGVPMLVATAAIALWLPPKIANASAKLNAALLAPSEKDQLAERVETLRESRAGAVDAHGAELRRIERDLHDGTQARLVSIAMRLGLAERQLEKDPQAVAKLLADARSGAEDAMTELRTVLRTMYPPILADRGLDGALSAIAAQSTVPTEVTVGELGALAAPVEAAAYFVITEALTNVAKHADASRVEVTLTRDVDVLLGQIVDDGSGGIDETKGTGIAGMRRRLAALDGELWVTSPAGGPTKIVWECPCGS